The Musa acuminata AAA Group cultivar baxijiao chromosome BXJ1-3, Cavendish_Baxijiao_AAA, whole genome shotgun sequence genome window below encodes:
- the LOC103973112 gene encoding putative 4-coumarate--CoA ligase-like 8 isoform X2, translated as MDSVSGESGYCSTTGIYRSPLVPPPPLHLPCVSLPHFLLLSTPAPPTKPAFVDAVSGDSLSYAELHSLTAAAASALSSAGLRRWDLALLVSPNSIHYPVLALAVLSLGAVLSTANPLLTHLELQTQVRDSEPVLIIAAVELLPKLDGILPGRPLIPIEPFLASLPREVDPPLPEVDVGLGHPATVMYSSGTTGKSKGVVSTHGNLTATASLLRHVWGGEARRDDVYACVVPLSHMFGFSVLVCGTLASGATTVVLRRYSVGELLTAVEQHRVTRLPAVPPVVVQMARSCRAGLAGGRGLRSLKEVICSGAPIAREQLERFVECFPGTTVSQCYGLTETSGPITVCDGVRGRFHVSIGRLIPTMEARIADVRTGKALPPYRHGELCVRGPLVMQEVVVSSSEPWNPGVGYLSLGYMKNEEATSLAIDREGWLHTGDLCYIDKRGLVYVVDRIKELIKYKAYQVSPAELEEVLSTHPDVMDVAVTSYPDEEAGEIPVACVVRKPGSNVEEDDIFAFMDNKVAPYKKIRKVAFVEFIPRSPSGKILRRHLKAAAVRRQRREISARL; from the exons ATGGACTCCGTTTCAGGTGAGAGCGGCTACTGCTCTACCACCGGCATCTATCGCAGTCCTTTGgttccccctcctcctcttcatctCCCATGCGTTTCCCTCCcccacttcctcctcctctccaccccGGCTCCCCCCACCAAGCCGGCCTTCGTCGACGCCGTCTCCGGCGACTCCCTCTCCTACGCCGAGCTCCACTCactcaccgccgccgccgcctccgcactCTCCTCCGCTGGCCTACGCCGCTGGGACCTCGCCCTCCTCGTCTCCCCTAACTCCATCCACTACCCCGTCCTCGCCCTCGCCGTCCTCTCCCTCGGCGCCGTCCTCTCCACCGCCAACCCCCTCCTCACCCACTTAGAGCTCCAGACGCAGGTCCGCGACTCCGAGCCCGTCCTCATCATCGCCGCCGTCGAGCTACTCCCCAAGCTCGACGGCATCCTCCCCGGTCGCCCCCTGATCCCGATCGAGCCCTTCCTCGCCTCCCTGCCCCGCGAAGTTGACCCGCCCTTGCCCGAAGTGGACGTGGGCCTCGGCCACCCGGCGACGGTGATGTACTCGTCGGGGACGACGGGGAAGAGCAAGGGGGTGGTGAGCACCCACGGGAACCTGACTGCCACGGCGAGCCTGCTGCGGCACGTGTGGGGGGGCGAAGCGCGGCGCGATGATGTGTACGCGTGCGTGGTGCCGCTGTCGCACATGTTCGGGTTCTCGGTGCTGGTGTGCGGGACACTGGCGTCGGGGGCCACCACGGTGGTGCTCCGGCGGTACTCGGTGGGGGAGCTGCTGACGGCGGTGGAGCAACACCGAGTGACGCGGCTCCCCGCGGTGCCCCCTGTGGTGGTGCAGATGGCGCGGTCGTGCCGCGCGGGTTTGGCCGGCGGACGTGGTCTGCGGTCGCTGAAGGAGGTCATCTGCTCCGGCGCGCCCATCGCCAGGGAGCAGTTGGAGCGCTTCGTCGAGTGCTTCCCCGGCACCACTGTCTCTCAG TGCTATGGATTAACCGAAACCAGTGGCCCCATAACTGTGTGTGATGGGGTCAGAGGCCGATTCCACGTCTCCATCGGAAGGTTGATCCCGACAATGGAAGCCAGGATTGCTGACGTGCGTACAGGAAAAGCTCTTCCACCGTATCGACATGGCGAACTGTGCGTCAGGGGGCCTCTCGTCATGCAAG AGGTGGTGGTGTCTTCATCTGAACCCTGGAATCCTGGTGTGGGGTATCTATCCCTAGGCTACATGAAGAACGAGGAAGCCACATCTCTTGCCATCGACCGAGAAGGGTGGCTGCACACCGGCGACTTGTGCTACATCGACAAGCGTGGGTTGGTCTACGTCGTCGACAGGATCAAAGAGCTCATAAAATACAAAGCTTACCAG GTATCTCCGGCGGAGCTTGAAGAGGTTCTTTCTACGCATCCTGATGTCATGGATGTTGCTGTCACTTC GTACCCTGATGAAGAGGCAGGGGAGATCCCTGTGGCATGCGTTGTCAGAAAGCCGGGCAGCAATGTGGAGGAAGATGATATCTTCGCTTTCATGGACAACAAG GTGGCTCCTTACAAGAAGATTAGGAAAGTGGCTTTCGTGGAGTTCATCCCAAGATCTCCGTCAGGGAAGATCCTGAGGCGGCATCTGAAGGCCGCGGCTGTTCGCCGTCAGAGACGAGAGATATCTGCAAGGCTATAG
- the LOC103973112 gene encoding putative 4-coumarate--CoA ligase-like 8 isoform X3 has product MDSVSGESGYCSTTGIYRSPLVPPPPLHLPCVSLPHFLLLSTPAPPTKPAFVDAVSGDSLSYAELHSLTAAAASALSSAGLRRWDLALLVSPNSIHYPVLALAVLSLGAVLSTANPLLTHLELQTQVRDSEPVLIIAAVELLPKLDGILPGRPLIPIEPFLASLPREVDPPLPEVDVGLGHPATVMYSSGTTGKSKGVVSTHGNLTATASLLRHVWGGEARRDDVYACVVPLSHMFGFSVLVCGTLASGATTVVLRRYSVGELLTAVEQHRVTRLPAVPPVVVQMARSCRAGLAGGRGLRSLKEVICSGAPIAREQLERFVECFPGTTVSQCYGLTETSGPITVCDGVRGRFHVSIGRLIPTMEARIADVRTGKALPPYRHGELCVRGPLVMQGYMKNEEATSLAIDREGWLHTGDLCYIDKRGLVYVVDRIKELIKYKAYQVSPAELEEVLSTHPDVMDVAVTSRYPDEEAGEIPVACVVRKPGSNVEEDDIFAFMDNKVAPYKKIRKVAFVEFIPRSPSGKILRRHLKAAAVRRQRREISARL; this is encoded by the exons ATGGACTCCGTTTCAGGTGAGAGCGGCTACTGCTCTACCACCGGCATCTATCGCAGTCCTTTGgttccccctcctcctcttcatctCCCATGCGTTTCCCTCCcccacttcctcctcctctccaccccGGCTCCCCCCACCAAGCCGGCCTTCGTCGACGCCGTCTCCGGCGACTCCCTCTCCTACGCCGAGCTCCACTCactcaccgccgccgccgcctccgcactCTCCTCCGCTGGCCTACGCCGCTGGGACCTCGCCCTCCTCGTCTCCCCTAACTCCATCCACTACCCCGTCCTCGCCCTCGCCGTCCTCTCCCTCGGCGCCGTCCTCTCCACCGCCAACCCCCTCCTCACCCACTTAGAGCTCCAGACGCAGGTCCGCGACTCCGAGCCCGTCCTCATCATCGCCGCCGTCGAGCTACTCCCCAAGCTCGACGGCATCCTCCCCGGTCGCCCCCTGATCCCGATCGAGCCCTTCCTCGCCTCCCTGCCCCGCGAAGTTGACCCGCCCTTGCCCGAAGTGGACGTGGGCCTCGGCCACCCGGCGACGGTGATGTACTCGTCGGGGACGACGGGGAAGAGCAAGGGGGTGGTGAGCACCCACGGGAACCTGACTGCCACGGCGAGCCTGCTGCGGCACGTGTGGGGGGGCGAAGCGCGGCGCGATGATGTGTACGCGTGCGTGGTGCCGCTGTCGCACATGTTCGGGTTCTCGGTGCTGGTGTGCGGGACACTGGCGTCGGGGGCCACCACGGTGGTGCTCCGGCGGTACTCGGTGGGGGAGCTGCTGACGGCGGTGGAGCAACACCGAGTGACGCGGCTCCCCGCGGTGCCCCCTGTGGTGGTGCAGATGGCGCGGTCGTGCCGCGCGGGTTTGGCCGGCGGACGTGGTCTGCGGTCGCTGAAGGAGGTCATCTGCTCCGGCGCGCCCATCGCCAGGGAGCAGTTGGAGCGCTTCGTCGAGTGCTTCCCCGGCACCACTGTCTCTCAG TGCTATGGATTAACCGAAACCAGTGGCCCCATAACTGTGTGTGATGGGGTCAGAGGCCGATTCCACGTCTCCATCGGAAGGTTGATCCCGACAATGGAAGCCAGGATTGCTGACGTGCGTACAGGAAAAGCTCTTCCACCGTATCGACATGGCGAACTGTGCGTCAGGGGGCCTCTCGTCATGCAAG GCTACATGAAGAACGAGGAAGCCACATCTCTTGCCATCGACCGAGAAGGGTGGCTGCACACCGGCGACTTGTGCTACATCGACAAGCGTGGGTTGGTCTACGTCGTCGACAGGATCAAAGAGCTCATAAAATACAAAGCTTACCAG GTATCTCCGGCGGAGCTTGAAGAGGTTCTTTCTACGCATCCTGATGTCATGGATGTTGCTGTCACTTC CAGGTACCCTGATGAAGAGGCAGGGGAGATCCCTGTGGCATGCGTTGTCAGAAAGCCGGGCAGCAATGTGGAGGAAGATGATATCTTCGCTTTCATGGACAACAAG GTGGCTCCTTACAAGAAGATTAGGAAAGTGGCTTTCGTGGAGTTCATCCCAAGATCTCCGTCAGGGAAGATCCTGAGGCGGCATCTGAAGGCCGCGGCTGTTCGCCGTCAGAGACGAGAGATATCTGCAAGGCTATAG
- the LOC103973112 gene encoding putative 4-coumarate--CoA ligase-like 8 isoform X4 has protein sequence MDSVSGESGYCSTTGIYRSPLVPPPPLHLPCVSLPHFLLLSTPAPPTKPAFVDAVSGDSLSYAELHSLTAAAASALSSAGLRRWDLALLVSPNSIHYPVLALAVLSLGAVLSTANPLLTHLELQTQVRDSEPVLIIAAVELLPKLDGILPGRPLIPIEPFLASLPREVDPPLPEVDVGLGHPATVMYSSGTTGKSKGVVSTHGNLTATASLLRHVWGGEARRDDVYACVVPLSHMFGFSVLVCGTLASGATTVVLRRYSVGELLTAVEQHRVTRLPAVPPVVVQMARSCRAGLAGGRGLRSLKEVICSGAPIAREQLERFVECFPGTTVSQCYGLTETSGPITVCDGVRGRFHVSIGRLIPTMEARIADVRTGKALPPYRHGELCVRGPLVMQGYMKNEEATSLAIDREGWLHTGDLCYIDKRGLVYVVDRIKELIKYKAYQVSPAELEEVLSTHPDVMDVAVTSYPDEEAGEIPVACVVRKPGSNVEEDDIFAFMDNKVAPYKKIRKVAFVEFIPRSPSGKILRRHLKAAAVRRQRREISARL, from the exons ATGGACTCCGTTTCAGGTGAGAGCGGCTACTGCTCTACCACCGGCATCTATCGCAGTCCTTTGgttccccctcctcctcttcatctCCCATGCGTTTCCCTCCcccacttcctcctcctctccaccccGGCTCCCCCCACCAAGCCGGCCTTCGTCGACGCCGTCTCCGGCGACTCCCTCTCCTACGCCGAGCTCCACTCactcaccgccgccgccgcctccgcactCTCCTCCGCTGGCCTACGCCGCTGGGACCTCGCCCTCCTCGTCTCCCCTAACTCCATCCACTACCCCGTCCTCGCCCTCGCCGTCCTCTCCCTCGGCGCCGTCCTCTCCACCGCCAACCCCCTCCTCACCCACTTAGAGCTCCAGACGCAGGTCCGCGACTCCGAGCCCGTCCTCATCATCGCCGCCGTCGAGCTACTCCCCAAGCTCGACGGCATCCTCCCCGGTCGCCCCCTGATCCCGATCGAGCCCTTCCTCGCCTCCCTGCCCCGCGAAGTTGACCCGCCCTTGCCCGAAGTGGACGTGGGCCTCGGCCACCCGGCGACGGTGATGTACTCGTCGGGGACGACGGGGAAGAGCAAGGGGGTGGTGAGCACCCACGGGAACCTGACTGCCACGGCGAGCCTGCTGCGGCACGTGTGGGGGGGCGAAGCGCGGCGCGATGATGTGTACGCGTGCGTGGTGCCGCTGTCGCACATGTTCGGGTTCTCGGTGCTGGTGTGCGGGACACTGGCGTCGGGGGCCACCACGGTGGTGCTCCGGCGGTACTCGGTGGGGGAGCTGCTGACGGCGGTGGAGCAACACCGAGTGACGCGGCTCCCCGCGGTGCCCCCTGTGGTGGTGCAGATGGCGCGGTCGTGCCGCGCGGGTTTGGCCGGCGGACGTGGTCTGCGGTCGCTGAAGGAGGTCATCTGCTCCGGCGCGCCCATCGCCAGGGAGCAGTTGGAGCGCTTCGTCGAGTGCTTCCCCGGCACCACTGTCTCTCAG TGCTATGGATTAACCGAAACCAGTGGCCCCATAACTGTGTGTGATGGGGTCAGAGGCCGATTCCACGTCTCCATCGGAAGGTTGATCCCGACAATGGAAGCCAGGATTGCTGACGTGCGTACAGGAAAAGCTCTTCCACCGTATCGACATGGCGAACTGTGCGTCAGGGGGCCTCTCGTCATGCAAG GCTACATGAAGAACGAGGAAGCCACATCTCTTGCCATCGACCGAGAAGGGTGGCTGCACACCGGCGACTTGTGCTACATCGACAAGCGTGGGTTGGTCTACGTCGTCGACAGGATCAAAGAGCTCATAAAATACAAAGCTTACCAG GTATCTCCGGCGGAGCTTGAAGAGGTTCTTTCTACGCATCCTGATGTCATGGATGTTGCTGTCACTTC GTACCCTGATGAAGAGGCAGGGGAGATCCCTGTGGCATGCGTTGTCAGAAAGCCGGGCAGCAATGTGGAGGAAGATGATATCTTCGCTTTCATGGACAACAAG GTGGCTCCTTACAAGAAGATTAGGAAAGTGGCTTTCGTGGAGTTCATCCCAAGATCTCCGTCAGGGAAGATCCTGAGGCGGCATCTGAAGGCCGCGGCTGTTCGCCGTCAGAGACGAGAGATATCTGCAAGGCTATAG
- the LOC103973112 gene encoding putative 4-coumarate--CoA ligase-like 8 isoform X1, producing MDSVSGESGYCSTTGIYRSPLVPPPPLHLPCVSLPHFLLLSTPAPPTKPAFVDAVSGDSLSYAELHSLTAAAASALSSAGLRRWDLALLVSPNSIHYPVLALAVLSLGAVLSTANPLLTHLELQTQVRDSEPVLIIAAVELLPKLDGILPGRPLIPIEPFLASLPREVDPPLPEVDVGLGHPATVMYSSGTTGKSKGVVSTHGNLTATASLLRHVWGGEARRDDVYACVVPLSHMFGFSVLVCGTLASGATTVVLRRYSVGELLTAVEQHRVTRLPAVPPVVVQMARSCRAGLAGGRGLRSLKEVICSGAPIAREQLERFVECFPGTTVSQCYGLTETSGPITVCDGVRGRFHVSIGRLIPTMEARIADVRTGKALPPYRHGELCVRGPLVMQEVVVSSSEPWNPGVGYLSLGYMKNEEATSLAIDREGWLHTGDLCYIDKRGLVYVVDRIKELIKYKAYQVSPAELEEVLSTHPDVMDVAVTSRYPDEEAGEIPVACVVRKPGSNVEEDDIFAFMDNKVAPYKKIRKVAFVEFIPRSPSGKILRRHLKAAAVRRQRREISARL from the exons ATGGACTCCGTTTCAGGTGAGAGCGGCTACTGCTCTACCACCGGCATCTATCGCAGTCCTTTGgttccccctcctcctcttcatctCCCATGCGTTTCCCTCCcccacttcctcctcctctccaccccGGCTCCCCCCACCAAGCCGGCCTTCGTCGACGCCGTCTCCGGCGACTCCCTCTCCTACGCCGAGCTCCACTCactcaccgccgccgccgcctccgcactCTCCTCCGCTGGCCTACGCCGCTGGGACCTCGCCCTCCTCGTCTCCCCTAACTCCATCCACTACCCCGTCCTCGCCCTCGCCGTCCTCTCCCTCGGCGCCGTCCTCTCCACCGCCAACCCCCTCCTCACCCACTTAGAGCTCCAGACGCAGGTCCGCGACTCCGAGCCCGTCCTCATCATCGCCGCCGTCGAGCTACTCCCCAAGCTCGACGGCATCCTCCCCGGTCGCCCCCTGATCCCGATCGAGCCCTTCCTCGCCTCCCTGCCCCGCGAAGTTGACCCGCCCTTGCCCGAAGTGGACGTGGGCCTCGGCCACCCGGCGACGGTGATGTACTCGTCGGGGACGACGGGGAAGAGCAAGGGGGTGGTGAGCACCCACGGGAACCTGACTGCCACGGCGAGCCTGCTGCGGCACGTGTGGGGGGGCGAAGCGCGGCGCGATGATGTGTACGCGTGCGTGGTGCCGCTGTCGCACATGTTCGGGTTCTCGGTGCTGGTGTGCGGGACACTGGCGTCGGGGGCCACCACGGTGGTGCTCCGGCGGTACTCGGTGGGGGAGCTGCTGACGGCGGTGGAGCAACACCGAGTGACGCGGCTCCCCGCGGTGCCCCCTGTGGTGGTGCAGATGGCGCGGTCGTGCCGCGCGGGTTTGGCCGGCGGACGTGGTCTGCGGTCGCTGAAGGAGGTCATCTGCTCCGGCGCGCCCATCGCCAGGGAGCAGTTGGAGCGCTTCGTCGAGTGCTTCCCCGGCACCACTGTCTCTCAG TGCTATGGATTAACCGAAACCAGTGGCCCCATAACTGTGTGTGATGGGGTCAGAGGCCGATTCCACGTCTCCATCGGAAGGTTGATCCCGACAATGGAAGCCAGGATTGCTGACGTGCGTACAGGAAAAGCTCTTCCACCGTATCGACATGGCGAACTGTGCGTCAGGGGGCCTCTCGTCATGCAAG AGGTGGTGGTGTCTTCATCTGAACCCTGGAATCCTGGTGTGGGGTATCTATCCCTAGGCTACATGAAGAACGAGGAAGCCACATCTCTTGCCATCGACCGAGAAGGGTGGCTGCACACCGGCGACTTGTGCTACATCGACAAGCGTGGGTTGGTCTACGTCGTCGACAGGATCAAAGAGCTCATAAAATACAAAGCTTACCAG GTATCTCCGGCGGAGCTTGAAGAGGTTCTTTCTACGCATCCTGATGTCATGGATGTTGCTGTCACTTC CAGGTACCCTGATGAAGAGGCAGGGGAGATCCCTGTGGCATGCGTTGTCAGAAAGCCGGGCAGCAATGTGGAGGAAGATGATATCTTCGCTTTCATGGACAACAAG GTGGCTCCTTACAAGAAGATTAGGAAAGTGGCTTTCGTGGAGTTCATCCCAAGATCTCCGTCAGGGAAGATCCTGAGGCGGCATCTGAAGGCCGCGGCTGTTCGCCGTCAGAGACGAGAGATATCTGCAAGGCTATAG
- the LOC103973110 gene encoding uncharacterized protein LOC103973110, which yields MRLYSWRVESVPSADRRTNTGQEMFRRRVTSLASLASSLINSTPSSRISPSRHPRSCLSFFAAASSSAEPAASTGSDTGKRGKRSFGRKLFQIGLISLTGGVFLSGLNDLAIFHGCSSKAIEKASQNQQIVESLGLPIVRGPWYDASLAVGHKRHSVSCTFPVSGPQGSGIFQLKAIRQGDETNFSFLRHHDWDILIMDALLHVPSNDEKHQTVRISLSENNSPLPSTECKECRLSESAMPEK from the exons ATGCGTCTATATTCTTGGCGAGTCGAATCGGTTCCTTCGGCGGACCGACGCACGAACACAGGGCAAGAGATGTTCCGGCGGCGTGTGACTTCTCTGGCTTCCCTCGCTTCCAGCCTCATCAATTCCACCCCGAGTTCGAGGATCTCTCCGTCTCGCCATCCCCGTTCCTGCCT TTCCTTCTTTGCTGCTGCTTCCTCCTCCGCGGAACCGGCCGCGAGCACCGGTAGTGACACGGGTAAGAGGGGGAAGAGGTCCTTTGGCCGGAAGCTCTTCCAGATCGGCTTGATTAGCCTTACGGGAGGGGTTTTTCTCAGTGGGCTCAACGATCTCGCTATCTTCCATGGCTGTAGCAG TAAAGCCATCGAAAAGGCTAGCCAGAATCAGCAAATAGTAGAGTCTCTTGGCCTGCCAATAGTAAGGGGCCCATGGTATGATGCATCTCTTGCCGTTGGTCACAAGAGGCATTCTGTATCCTGCACATTTCCTGTTTCTGGACCACAAGGATCTGGCATATTTCAGTTGAAGGCTATTCGCCAAGGAG ACGAGACAAACTTTTCGTTTTTAAGGCATCATGACTGGGATATACTGATAATGGATGCTCTCCTTCATGTTCCCTCCAATGATGAGAAGCACCAGACTGTACGAATAAGTCTTTCCGAGAATAATTCCCCGTTGCCATCCACGGAGTGCAAGGAGTGCAGACTTTCAGAATCCGCAATGCCTGAAAAATGA